From the Eremothecium cymbalariae DBVPG#7215 chromosome 6, complete sequence genome, one window contains:
- the VPS51 gene encoding Vps51p (similar to Ashbya gossypii AFR102C) has product MAEQIIHKKTIKRLDKDKRQLLKQYYQLDSSPDNPSPQNKPQTKKKLPDHQTNSQEQPNNPEESPAIQTAIADSTLTQLLHSHNILLTRETAANNSIKNTIYDNYYDLIKVNHLLGEMANSTMNHELEVLAHNVKLIRK; this is encoded by the coding sequence ATGGCTGAACAGATAATACACAAGAAAACCATTAAACGCCTCGATAAGGACAAGAGACAGCTGTTAAAGCAGTATTATCAGCTCGATAGCTCTCCTGACAACCCCAGCCCACAAAATAAGCCCcaaactaaaaaaaaaCTCCCTGACCATCAAACCAACTCACAAGAACAACCAAACAACCCCGAAGAATCCCCAGCCATCCAAACCGCCATTGCTGATAGTACTCTAACACAGCTGCTACATTCCCACAACATCCTGTTAACCCGAGAAACCGCAGCAAACAACTCCATAAAGAACACTATCTACGATAACTACTACGATCTCATTAAGGTTAACCACCTACTTGGCGAAATGGCAAATTCTACCATGAATCATGAACTTGAGGTCTTGGCACATAACGTCAAACTCATTCGAAAATAA
- the ALY2 gene encoding Aly2p (similar to Ashbya gossypii AFR101C), whose protein sequence is MEEILLEPVYSPVFPLEKNLDIPKDAHPLAHTGSLQVYIQLAEPVIFLQGFNSHQWDERPPGLLRGSLIIRVLKSAKLKSISLSFEGICRTEWPEGIPPKKQDFCEINDIVNHTWPFFQAEDQPVLNNLSFDPDDLVRGSNASQYRPLPTAADNSTTSMLTLNPTLSVDQQQPSYTHLETPKLSPHSQSTRSLSPARFLKKKGSSELPKEMRSRSNGNIFSELLSATLPNGSDSSTCSKSSATGNCLTQATDHFIFHPGDYVYSFEQPIPVSTPESITATFGSVGYFLSVTVERVGAFKPNLRTKLPLRLVRTLSPNSVEDTEPICISRDWEGRLHYDIVIASKDIVLDAFLPIALRVTPLDKVILHRTRVYLTETLEYYCRSKKVHRLEPTKKFLIAEHKAAPVNGLTQASAGLRAKNLGNLLEDEHGDIVNKEFDYQVFIPERLNYQQRLHPDTSYQNIKSSHWLKICLRLSLMVDGTRKHYEISVDTPIHVLHKLCSHANTLLPSYDNQAVPGPDFFDFGTTSANLYHDSNMYFPKEVVESPIISSEMEPLEDRIGLSPRSLTPVQHNKSSQHMLYHKGLSKDDSPPCDVLKSPVLKSNIYQPDQLRAELVSPQAIPLSPISSPTLRALNVGVERRDSDNSFECDTAPPSIDDIRWFSPLPMEPPSYDDVLEEDGITVKSHNIKSSALPLFSITNEDNCEDEDIGAGDAYFFRNGLHPPLHVKNTSLSVGGLQITPNNLGRHSIQNNLPSTVKNTSDSFNDLGGLLRSNDPGSVGHISATSSTMGSRRSSIDGLSAQPLLDSNTQEGEQQVAHDSAFHTAMFSYSRDSIAQYISTSCDESSVDITSFYDRNNAAWHPFQRHIFNLPSLSTYYNSNPGRRNHHTEELQESTVSNTLKDSEEHLRSMEDKNSHKSLSTNSPTIGVFYHDESNRQYNGTVDKDENYNESDDPSWRSALKVKPHSSPDDDIAI, encoded by the coding sequence ATGGAAGAGATATTATTGGAGCCTGTGTATTCGCCGGTATTCCCCCTTGAAAAGAACTTGGATATTCCCAAAGATGCCCATCCGTTGGCACACACAGGCTCCCTACAGGTCTACATACAGCTTGCAGAACCGGTTATATTTCTGCAGGGGTTCAACAGTCATCAATGGGATGAGCGACCTCCTGGTTTGTTACGTGGGTCACTTATTATTCGCGTGTTGAAGTCTGCGAAGTTAAAATCCATCAGTCTGAGCTTTGAGGGTATCTGTCGGACTGAGTGGCCAGAGGGTATTCCTCCCAAGAAGCAAGATTTCTGTGAGATCAATGATATAGTGAATCATACATGGCCCTTTTTCCAAGCGGAGGATCAGCCGGTGTTGAATAATCTTAGTTTTGACCCAGATGATCTGGTTAGGGGTTCTAACGCTTCTCAATACCGCCCTCTTCCGACGGCAGCGGACAACTCAACCACGTCAATGCTGACGTTGAATCCTACGCTGTCGGTGgatcagcagcagccaagCTATACCCATCTTGAAACTCCAAAGTTGTCGCCACATTCACAATCGACTAGATCATTATCTCCGGCTagatttttgaagaaaaagggTTCGTCAGAGCTTCCAAAGGAGATGCGTTCCAGGTCTAATGGTAACATTTTCAGCGAACTGCTGTCTGCTACGTTGCCTAACGGTAGTGACAGTTCTACTTGTAGCAAAAGTTCAGCTACAGGCAACTGTTTAACGCAAGCAACAGACCATTTCATCTTCCATCCAGGAGATTACGTTTATTCATTTGAACAACCGATACCGGTGTCGACTCCAGAATCAATAACGGCTACTTTTGGGTCCGTGGGCTATTTTTTATCCGTTACCGTTGAACGGGTAGGTGCCTTTAAACCGAACCTTCGTACAAAGCTTCCCCTCAGATTGGTTCGCACCTTATCTCCCAATTCCGTTGAAGATACCGAACCCATATgtatatcacgtgattggGAAGGAAGGTTGCATTACGATATCGTAATTGCTTCCAAAGATATTGTATTGGATGCTTTTCTACCGATTGCATTGCGTGTGACACCACTGGATAAAGTTATTCTTCACCGTACTAGGGTCTACCTGACAGAAACTCTAGAATACTATTGCAGGTCAAAAAAAGTTCATAGACTAGAACCTACTAAAAAATTTCTAATTGCAGAACATAAGGCTGCTCCAGTAAATGGCCTGACTCAAGCTTCTGCCGGTTTGAGGGCCAAAAACCTTGGAAATTTGTTAGAGGATGAGCATGGTGATATCGTAAATAAGGAATTTGACTACCAAGTTTTCATTCCAGAGAGGTTAAATTACCAACAACGACTTCATCCAGATACTTCATATCAAAACATAAAATCGAGTCATTGGTTGAAGATATGTCTTAGGTTGTCTCTTATGGTAGATGGAACAAGAAAGCATTACGAAATAAGTGTTGATACGCCCATTCATGTATTGCATAAGCTTTGTTCTCATGCTAATACCCTCCTCCCGAGCTACGATAATCAAGCTGTTCCTGGACCGGACTTTTTTGACTTTGGCACAACTTCAGCAAATTTATATCATGATTCAAATATGTATTTCCCTAAGGAAGTCGTAGAATCGCCTATAATTTCATCTGAAATGGAGCCTTTGGAAGACCGAATCGGTCTTTCTCCCAGGTCATTGACACCAGTTCAACACAACAAGTCTAGTCAGCATATGCTTTATCATAAAGGGTTATCGAAGGACGACAGCCCTCCTTGTGATGTATTGAAGTCACCAGTGCTGAAATCGAATATATACCAGCCAGATCAGTTACGTGCAGAACTTGTTTCCCCCCAAGCAATACCGTTATCACCTATTTCTTCTCCAACTCTAAGGGCACTAAATGTTGGTGTTGAGCGTCGTGACAGTGATAATTCATTTGAATGTGATACTGCTCCACCGAGTATAGATGATATACGCTGGTTTAGTCCCCTTCCAATGGAACCTCCCAGTTATGATGATGTGTTAGAAGAGGATGGAATAACTGTAAAATCACACAATATAAAAAGTTCTGCTTTACCATTATTTTCTATTACCAATGAAGATAATtgtgaagatgaggatatTGGTGCAGGTGATGCCTATTTTTTTAGGAATGGTTTACATCCCCCTCTGCATGTTAAAAACACATCATTGAGTGTAGGGGGTTTGCAGATTACACCCAATAATCTTGGAAGACATAGTATACAAAATAATCTTCCATCTACCGTTAAAAATACTAGTGATTCCTTTAATGATCTCGGTGGGCTCTTAAGAAGCAATGATCCTGGAAGCGTTGGGCATATTTCGGCAACGTCTTCTACCATGGGATCAAGACGTAGTTCGATTGATGGATTAAGTGCACAGCCTCTATTGGATTCTAATACACAAGAGGGAGAACAACAAGTGGCACATGATTCTGCTTTCCATACTGCTATGTTTTCCTACAGTCGTGATTCAATTGCCCAATATATTAGTACTTCTTGTGATGAATCATCTGTTGATATTACGTCCTTTTACGATCGTAATAACGCAGCATGGCATCCGTTCCAACGACATATATTCAATTTACCCAGTTTATCAACGTACTATAATTCAAATCCCGGGAGGAGGAACCATCATACTGAAGAACTTCAGGAAAGTACAGTTAGCAACACCTTAAAGGATTCTGAAGAGCATCTTCGTTCAATGGAGGATAAAAACTCACATAAAAGTCTTTCAACTAATAGTCCCACTATAGGTGTGTTCTACCATGATGAATCTAACCGCCAATATAACGGTACAGTTGACAAAGATGAAAATTATAATGAGAGTGATGATCCTTCTTGGAGATCGGCTTTAAAAGTGAAACCACACTCTTCTCCCGATGATGATATCGCAatctaa
- a CDS encoding uncharacterized protein (similar to Saccharomyes cerevisiae YKR018C) has protein sequence MFRMLESFTAAIAGSYNKDGPYSHEQSLGAIVRHGHDLEILLNAMESVFTDHRDEGLGLLKEIERDPTSDPVIVNLGLGVLYYVEAMMEFDTECIKRASQTLHGAERLAIKAKVRAEHLGFSISGFYAPGTEYALYYTEACLLQALMMMLSPSVVENTKALFKFRKAYQMLRELHERVNKAEDKAEDSKWKMSHLPQGERSRASSESTNTSTSVFGSSKLYEGKLDNEILALMTHTYKLRTARLRDGGVGSDSLAGAGIAVETLKDLSGTEINGSTIDIMSIAGENQKTIRDFINSGVDLCFGIQQVVLSLLPPTLETVLFIIGFRGARSEGLRLVWEATKYRDVHGAVALFGLLIYYEGPTPSVDSEFDVPPSKLNKQDQGTSRAQDDLGVFTLIKPTNMLEEALHEVRRRSPKSPIWLLQESRILSSKGKHQEAIDLSYSIDASKIGMPQVKTFLIFDRINNLVAVQEYEKAAEDSLSLTDVAPSNKAFFTYYAGCCYLECFRLCELDLLDRKKQDFYRKRANDLIFSSISFFPEKFGCRVFPLDRFVLRKVRKFQETQKRLGLKEPISAIAISPVHELNYLFTGFGRMTTEHTKMTYKVLTEYTNPAINAGDPNEEMIRQFLLALCFRNLGSIDTGCRILDEKLIPLVCRIHTNGKVKYIKNTADPWLYPTILYERALFCWKLKGLDGVKEAREWLYRAQNYMDDYELSSRIGLKIKVSLDKLLEVTV, from the coding sequence ATGTTTAGAATGCTGGAAAGCTTCACTGCAGCAATCGCAGGATCTTATAACAAGGATGGGCCTTATTCGCATGAACAATCGCTCGGGGCCATTGTTAGGCATGGGCatgatttggaaattttattGAATGCAATGGAGTCTGTTTTTACTGATCACCGTGATGAAGGTCTGGGGCttttaaaagaaatagaaaGAGATCCCACCAGTGACCCTGTAATTGTGAACCTAGGGCTTGGGGTACTTTACTATGTGGAGGCGATGATGGAATTTGATACTGAATGCATAAAGAGGGCTTCTCAAACTTTACATGGTGCGGAGCGTCTTGCTATCAAGGCTAAGGTAAGAGCTGAACATTTGGGATTTAGTATAAGCGGTTTTTATGCTCCGGGTACGGAATATGCGTTGTATTATACGGAGGCATGTTTGTTACAAGCTCTTATGATGATGCTAAGTCCTAGTGTTGTGGAAAATACCAAAGCTTTGTTTAAGTTCCGTAAAGCGTATCAGATGTTGCGAGAACTACATGAAAGGGTGAATAAGGCTGAGGATAAGGCTGAGGATTCCAAGTGGAAAATGTCCCATCTCCCACAGGGGGAGCGGTCCAGGGCAAGTTCGGAGTCCACGAACACTTCGACAAGTGTTTTTGGCTCTTCTAAATTGTACGAAGGTAAGCTTGATAATGAAATTCTTGCGTTAATGACACATACTTATAAGTTGCGAACAGCTAGGTTACGTGATGGTGGGGTGGGTAGTGATTCTCTTGCTGGAGCAGGTATAGCTGTTGAAACCTTGAAGGACTTGTCAGGAACAGAAATCAACGGGTCAACAATTGATATTATGAGCATTGCAGGAGAAAACCAGAAAACCATTCGAGATTTTATAAACTCCGGTGTTGATTTGTGCTTTGGTATCCAACAAGTTGTGCTTTCTTTACTGCCACCTACACTCGAAACCGTACTTTTTATCATTGGATTCCGTGGTGCTCGTAGTGAAGGCCTGAGACTTGTTTGGGAGGCAACGAAATACCGCGATGTACATGGTGCAGTCGCTCTGTTTGGGTTGTTAATTTACTATGAGGGTCCAACACCTTCTGTAGATTCAGAATTTGATGTACCTCCCTCGAAGCTTAATAAGCAGGACCAGGGAACAAGCCGTGCCCAAGACGACTTGGGTGTTTTTACCTTAATAAAGCCTACAAATATGCTAGAAGAGGCTTTGCACGAAGTCAGACGGCGTTCCCCAAAAAGTCCCATTTGGCTGCTCCAAGAATCTCGTATTCTGTCTTCCAAAGGTAAACATCAGGAAGCCATAGATTTATCATACTCTATAGATGCATCGAAAATTGGGATGCCACAGGTCAAAACTTTCTTAATATTTGACCGCATCAATAATCTAGTTGCTGTGCAGGAATATGAGAAAGCTGCTGAAGATTCTCTGTCATTGACAGATGTGGCCCCTTCGAATAAAGCGTTTTTCACGTATTACGCTGGCTGTTGTTACCTGGAATGTTTTAGACTCTGTGAATTAGACTTGTTGGATAGAAAGAAGCAGGATTTTTATCGGAAAAGAGCTAATGATCTCATCttctcttcaatatctttcttcCCAGAAAAATTTGGTTGCAGAGTGTTTCCATTGGATAGATTTGTATTACGAAAGGTGCGAAAGTTCCAGGAAACCCAAAAACGACTAGGTTTAAAGGAACCCATTTCCGCAATTGCTATCTCACCCGTACATGAATTGAATTACTTGTTTACTGGGTTTGGTAGAATGACAACAGAACACACTAAAATGACGTATAAGGTGTTAACGGAGTACACAAATCCAGCGATCAACGCCGGAGATCCCAATGAAGAAATGATAAGACAATTTTTGTTAGCTTTATGTTTCAGGAATTTGGGAAGTATCGATACTGGATGTAGGATACTAGATGAAAAACTGATCCCATTGGTATGTAGAATTCATACCAATGGTAAAGTTAAGTACATCAAGAATACCGCAGACCCTTGGCTCTACCCTACAATCCTATACGAGCGTGCCTTGTTTTGTTGGAAACTTAAGGGACTTGATGGTGTTAAAGAAGCTAGGGAATGGTTGTATAGAGCGCAGAATTACATGGATGATTATGAACTAAGTAGTCGTATTGGTTTGAAGATTAAAGTTTCACTTGATAAATTACTTGAAGTTACTGTGTAA
- the HEL1 gene encoding E3 ubiquitin-protein ligase HEL1 (similar to Ashbya gossypii AFR104W), giving the protein MTRNIYMDDNDVYEFQAEDDDGDDDDDDDEFSIEFYNHKDNDSVIFQNDIFCEDELDQQVPLRHKGIMSKIVDCKYKEYGDEDKGILEDDLPIIEYSCLTAGNIYSLMLNRASKLQPVFNIPISDVIVLLQKYNWCEERMLEAYTDDAKAVLDSAGILIGENSELFSRLKTRDGFVCPICCESSETMKTFSLECGHEYCLTCYQHYISDKLNVGNIIKCMNCELALKNDDIDIIMGEGSSTKLMLSSIKGFIQKHSQYYKWCPFTDCKYVIHVKNTMSLTQLNRKYLSPYVICDNKHQFCFNCSLEVHAPCDCIVASFWVRKAQEESENLNWMLQNTKECPKCNVNIEKNGGCNHMTCRSCSYEFCWLCEGDWSTHKGSYYQCILYDEKKQNKKGDDEKKIKLHKYSYYYKLFNVHESSAQLDMKLGLTVEQKVKSLQDNLGISWIEGQFIPEAIEKIVNGRTVLKWSFAVAYYSDHSHNMYKILEQNQMELSKAVEELSELLEIKDPKQIMDRKLDFYNMSDYVEKRSNALVECGRELLIKGICIPRDS; this is encoded by the coding sequence ATGACTAGGAATATTTATATGGATGACAACGATGTTTATGAATTCCAGGCCGAGGATGATGACggtgatgacgatgatgatgatgatgagttcTCTATTGAATTTTATAACCATAAGGATAATGATAGTgtaattttccaaaatgatattttctGTGAGGATGAACTGGATCAACAGGTACCTCTGCGGCATAAAGGCATCATGAGTAAGATTGTAGATTGCAAGTATAAAGAATATGGGGATGAAGATAAAGGTATATTAGAGGATGACCTTCCGATAATAGAGTATTCTTGTTTGACAGCTGGTAATATCTATAGTTTGATGTTGAACAGAGCTTCAAAGCTGCAGCCAGTGTTTAATATTCCTATATCAGATGTTATAGTTTTGTTGCAGAAGTACAATTGGTGTGAGGAACGAATGTTGGAGGCGTATACGGATGATGCAAAAGCTGTACTGGATTCTGCAGGCATACTTATTGGTGAAAACAGTGAGTTATTTTCACGGTTAAAAACAAGAGATGGATTTGTATGTCCAATTTGCTGTGAGAGTTCTGAGACGATGAAAACATTTTCTCTTGAATGCGGTCATGAGTATTGTCTTACCTGCTACCAACATTACATCAGTGATAAACTTAATGTTGGGAATATCATTAAATGTATGAATTGCGAATTAGCTTTGAAAAACGATGATATAGATATTATTATGGGTGAAGGATCTAGTACCAAACTTATGCTGTCGTCGATAAAGGgttttattcaaaaacacaGCCAGTATTATAAATGGTGCCCTTTTACTGATTGCAAGTATGTCATACATGTCAAAAATACTATGTCATTAACACAGCTCAATAGGAAATATCTGTCTCCTTATGTTATTTGTGATAATAAACATCAATTTTGTTTCAATTGTTCTCTAGAGGTTCATGCGCCTTGTGATTGCATCGTTGCATCGTTTTGGGTAAGGAAGGCACAAGAAGAATCAGAGAACTTGAATTGGATGTtacaaaatacaaaagaaTGTCCCAAATGTAATgttaatattgaaaaaaatggtGGATGTAATCATATGACCTGTCGAAGTTGTTCTTACGAGTTTTGTTGGCTTTGTGAGGGTGATTGGAGTACGCACAAGGGTAGTTATTATCAGTGTATACTTTATGATGAGAAGaagcaaaacaaaaagggggatgatgaaaagaagattaaaTTGCATAAGTacagttattattacaaaTTATTCAATGTCCACGAAAGTTCTGCTCAATTAGATATGAAATTGGGTCTTACAGTTGAACAAAAAGTGAAGTCACTACAGGATAACTTAGGTATTTCTTGGATAGAAGGCCAATTTATTCCTgaagcaattgaaaaaatagTGAATGGACGTACTGTTCTTAAATGGTCTTTTGCTGTTGCATATTACTCAGATCATTCCCATAACATGTATAAGATTTTGGAGCAGAACCAAATGGAACTTTCAAAAGCAGTAGAAGAACTCTCGGAATTATTAGAGATAAAGGATCCTAAACAAATTATGGATCGTAAGTTAGACTTTTACAATATGTCTGACTATGTTGAGAAGAGGTCCAATGCATTGGTCGAATGTGGAAGGGAACTGCTCATAAAAGGAATTTGTATCCCTAGGGATTCTTAA
- the TAX4 gene encoding Tax4p (similar to Ashbya gossypii AFR103W), with protein sequence MKFRSNRQSRVVSASASGPQTVHDVSLKAAQAIFKKQADISNEDNEDSGIVVVAQDSVNESSSSVNMDSVSSVQSLSPPADRHPRRDKTRRSLQLFGSKRIMSPQATKRVTSYSYTSDKNEAGDKKEMPTVSAAAAAAAAAAAAAKAAQSTCDQESANRSSTQSAQSNLMHLVPNLKLARDSKSRSNSNLSLTSTTTSENMSRFSFDEIVGTINVKEPHPQVELKPSASRKLTNNFYNYPNSSQKALNTTSSNSLVHSGTQNSRNHTNVPPIVITNSLPPVAASPSASYSAHIRAHLPDVQSELSILSDINRSPSPLEKFPATLSKSPSVISSVQSNSSFRSSTFGRALRRIPPPKYYLGEQQKDFVRPSQAESNISSNEGIEGTDEADEADDTSNDYNPSTDPGCIMEPDSEFDDEDEEDFDPRDYGELNNINDYLRFQSGLKELKLGQDDGLDDDNLLESENQETTESDSQSYSTSASAKDLTISKVSYSNLNKIPLNVTYGGTLPNLIPNYHRKQSKWMKLFRRPMKYSDGESTTMLPTSNDYTRDDTALMQSKMHVRLKKTMRGILTDSTASETHYMNEEDSEDSDDYEADNNVRSRSPIRKSGKKREKIRNNLRYRGCFNEDKPWKSHLDFGYVTERERKRYEAMWVSNKESYLELLPWWHNRKTHQGLEVPEDGLMLNLVVTDIWSRSNLPQDTLAQIYDMVDTRHDGTLDRNSFVVGMWLVDQSLYGRKLPKELNSRVWDSVNKYVLNVSNSNKNPKHHHRTRKKLLKKELKLIKRESKSYIT encoded by the coding sequence ATGAAGTTTAGATCGAATCGGCAATCGAGGGTTGTGAGTGCTTCAGCTAGTGGGCCCCAGACAGTCCACGATGTATCATTAAAAGCTGCGCAGGCAATTTTCAAGAAACAAGCAGACATAAGCAATGAGGATAATGAGGATTCTGGGATCGTTGTTGTGGCTCAAGATAGTGTGAATGAGAGTAGTAGTAGTGTGAATATGGATTCGGTGTCATCTGTGCAGTCTTTGTCTCCTCCAGCGGACAGGCATCCCAGAAGGGACAAGACGAGAAGGTCATTGCAGTTATTTGGTTCTAAAAGAATTATGTCACCTCAGGCTACCAAAAGGGTGACCTCTTATAGTTATACGTCTGATAAAAATGAGGCAGGTGACAAGAAAGAAATGCCTACCgtttctgctgctgctgctgctgctgctgctgcggctGCGGCTGCGAAGGCAGCGCAGTCTACATGCGATCAGGAGAGCGCAAATCGGTCATCGACTCAGAGCGCACAGTCAAATCTAATGCATTTAGTGCCAAATCTGAAATTAGCACGCGATTCAAAATCTAGGTCGAATTCGAATCTGTCTCTGACATCTACCACAACATCAGAAAATATGTCTCGTTTCAGTTTTGACGAGATTGTCGGCACAATAAATGTTAAAGAGCCTCATCCTCAAGTTGAGTTAAAACCATCTGCATCTAGAAAGTTAACCAATAACTTCTACAATTATCCGAATAGCTCGCAAAAAGCTTTAAATACGACTAGTTCCAACAGCCTTGTTCATAGTGGCACACAAAACTCACGTAACCATACAAATGTCCCTCCGATAGTAATTACTAATTCCTTACCTCCAGTTGCTGCAAGCCCATCTGCTTCTTATTCGGCGCATATTCGAGCTCATTTGCCTGACGTTCAGAGTGAACTGTCAATATTGAGTGACATAAATCGATCTCCGAGTCCACTAGAGAAGTTTCCAGCCACGCTTTCGAAGTCGCCATCAGTAATCAGTTCGGTACAGAGCAACTCCAGCTTCAGGTCTTCCACCTTTGGAAGAGCTTTGAGACGTATTCCTCCACCGAAATATTATCTTGGAGAGCAACAAAAGGATTTCGTGAGGCCTTCGCAGGCTGAATCGAACATATCATCCAATGAGGGGATTGAAGGGACTGATGAAGCCGATGAGGCCGATGACACCAGCAACGATTACAACCCATCCACCGACCCAGGGTGCATAATGGAACCAGATAGtgaatttgatgatgaagatgaagaagattttgatcCTAGAGATTACGGAGAGCTTAACAACATTAACGATTATCTAAGATTTCAAAGCGGTCTTAAAGAACTTAAACTCGGCCAGGATGACGGTcttgatgatgataacCTTTTAGAATCCGAAAACCAAGAGACAACGGAAAGTGATTCCCAGTCTTATTCAACGTCTGCTTCGGCGAAAGACCTTACAATTTCAAAGGTCTCCTACTCTAACCTAAACAAAATCCCATTGAATGTAACTTATGGAGGAACACTTCCAAATTTAATACCTAATTATCACAGGAAACAGTCGAAATGGATGAAGCTTTTTCGACGTCCGATGAAATACTCTGATGGTGAGTCTACAACGATGTTGCCTACCTCAAATGATTATACTCGTGATGATACAGCTTTGATGCAAAGCAAGATGCATGTCAGGTTAAAAAAAACTATGCGAGGAATTCTTACTGACAGCACTGCTAGCGAAACTCATTATAtgaatgaagaagatagTGAGGACTCCGATGATTATGAAGCTGATAATAACGTAAGATCTAGAAGCCCCATAAGAAAATCGGGTAAAAAACGTGAAAAAATTCGCAACAATCTTCGATACAGAGGATGTTTTAACGAAGACAAACCGTGGAAATCCCATTTGGACTTCGGCTATGTTACTGAACGTGAAAGGAAACGTTACGAGGCTATGTGGGTAAGCAATAAGGAGTCCTACTTAGAACTTTTGCCTTGGTGGCACAATCGTAAAACCCATCAAGGACTAGAAGTTCCCGAAGACGGATTGATGCTAAACTTAGTAGTCACTGATATCTGGTCCAGAAGCAACTTACCACAAGATACTTTGGCTCAAATATATGATATGGTCGATACCAGGCATGATGGTACCCTAGACAGAAATTCCTTTGTAGTAGGTATGTGGTTGGTAGATCAATCGCTTTACGGAAGAAAGTTGCCTAAGGAATTGAATTCGAGAGTATGGGATAGCGTTAATAAATACGTACTTAACGTTTCCAATAGTAATAAGAACCCAAAACACCATCACCGGACtagaaaaaaattattgaaaaaggaaCTAAAGCTGATAAAAAGAGAGTCGAAATCTTACATCACATGA